One genomic segment of Synechocystis sp. LKSZ1 includes these proteins:
- the fabG gene encoding 3-oxoacyl-[acyl-carrier-protein] reductase — translation MTALADQVAIITGASRGIGRATALALAETGVKVVVNYAQSSTAAEALVAEIEALGSQALALKADVSKPEEVDNLIEATLGQWGRIDILVNNAGITRDTLLLRMKLEDWQAVLDLNLTGVFLCTKAVSKLMLKQKSGRIINITSVAGLMGNPGQANYSAAKAGVIGFTKTVAKELASRGITVNAVAPGFIATDMTQDLKADDILQFIPLGRYGQPKEVAGMIRFLATDPAAAYITGQTFNVDGGMVMH, via the coding sequence ATGACTGCTCTAGCCGACCAAGTTGCGATCATTACCGGAGCCTCGCGGGGCATTGGCCGGGCCACGGCCCTGGCCCTAGCAGAAACGGGGGTCAAGGTGGTGGTGAACTATGCCCAGTCCAGCACGGCGGCGGAAGCCCTCGTGGCCGAAATCGAAGCTCTAGGCAGTCAGGCCCTGGCCCTTAAGGCCGATGTGTCTAAACCGGAAGAAGTCGATAACTTAATCGAGGCCACCCTAGGACAGTGGGGGCGCATTGATATCTTGGTCAATAATGCTGGTATTACCCGCGATACCCTGCTCCTACGCATGAAGCTAGAGGATTGGCAGGCGGTTCTGGACTTAAACCTCACGGGCGTGTTTCTCTGCACCAAAGCCGTTTCCAAGCTGATGCTGAAACAAAAGAGTGGTCGCATTATTAACATTACCTCCGTGGCTGGCCTGATGGGTAATCCGGGCCAAGCTAACTACAGCGCTGCGAAGGCCGGAGTCATCGGGTTTACCAAAACCGTTGCCAAGGAACTGGCTAGCCGGGGGATTACCGTCAATGCCGTGGCACCGGGCTTTATCGCCACTGACATGACCCAAGACCTCAAGGCCGACGATATTCTCCAGTTCATTCCCCTAGGACGTTATGGTCAACCCAAGGAAGTTGCGGGCATGATTCGCTTTCTGGCCACGGATCCCGCCGCCGCCTACATTACAGGACAAACCTTTAATGTGGATGGGGGCATGGTGATGCATTAA
- the pipX gene encoding transcriptional coactivator PipX: MSNETYLNHPTFGLLYRVCLLDDNQEIFTTLYAQRLFFLVATTANDTKFDPITRADAKLLIENRLRLLRRTGNLQSYQTLSQLYQNNFSF; encoded by the coding sequence ATGAGCAACGAAACTTACCTTAATCACCCTACCTTTGGCTTGCTGTACCGTGTTTGTCTCCTGGATGACAATCAGGAAATTTTTACGACGCTCTACGCCCAACGTCTTTTTTTCCTAGTTGCAACCACGGCGAATGATACAAAGTTCGATCCCATCACCCGGGCGGATGCCAAACTTCTCATTGAGAACCGCCTGCGCCTACTTCGACGGACAGGCAATTTACAGTCCTACCAAACGCTCTCGCAACTGTACCAAAATAATTTTAGTTTTTAA
- a CDS encoding HAD family hydrolase, with protein MHTPAPCPTAHKALFLDRDGVVINYIPYLGRPHQVQIPRDAGPALKQWQEAGYLLIIITNQAGIGRGYFSVSDVQAIHHRLAELYRPFGVEFTDIFLCPHHPEDACDCRKPSPQMLFEAAEQYDIDLGQSYFLGDAPSDLHAAIQAGCQPLLVRTGRGQETEAKLAQFSQAIPVFDQVSDTVCLLRAHG; from the coding sequence GTGCATACGCCTGCTCCTTGTCCTACTGCCCACAAGGCCCTTTTCCTCGACCGGGATGGGGTCGTCATTAACTACATCCCTTACCTGGGTCGTCCCCACCAAGTCCAGATTCCCCGTGACGCGGGCCCGGCCCTCAAGCAATGGCAGGAAGCGGGCTATCTTCTGATCATCATCACCAACCAGGCGGGGATTGGCCGCGGCTACTTCAGTGTCTCGGATGTCCAAGCCATTCACCATCGTCTGGCGGAACTCTACCGTCCCTTTGGGGTGGAATTTACGGATATTTTTCTCTGTCCCCACCATCCAGAGGATGCCTGTGATTGCCGTAAACCCTCTCCCCAAATGCTCTTCGAGGCGGCCGAGCAATACGATATTGATTTGGGTCAATCCTATTTCCTAGGCGATGCCCCCAGTGATCTCCACGCGGCCATTCAAGCCGGTTGTCAACCCCTCCTCGTTCGTACTGGCCGGGGCCAGGAAACAGAGGCTAAACTGGCCCAATTTTCCCAAGCTATTCCGGTGTTTGACCAAGTCAGCGATACTGTTTGTTTATTGAGGGCCCATGGCTAA
- a CDS encoding sugar transferase has product MQPWLKTLTASVMDLRAPQRFSGFYLSRQQWLRIAILMIGDLGALVLAWNGARYLNHFYSPPPPQLVWWTWLGLPSLFWCFAFLTLLCFAYGGLYRPTARGQNYIRLAQLVSLVFLLVLVLNYFYDPSLDPPRSLFFTAWGGSILLVLGARIITSLILSQLQRRQAPIPVFLIASSARLRQLITILEKRSHYQVVGSALASTAHSPHTLRCILRSQALEVLVEDLPKTNLASTLYWNLRRQGIALRLLPSSREILYRRGLPEIFAGLPTLRVELPLLIGLDYRLKRVLDYVAASLGLLLLAPLLLAIILAIKMSSPGPVFFRQERVGLQGKVFQMWKFRTMVPNAPQLQAQLESANESDDGVMFKLKKDPRIIPIGHFLRRTSLDEFPQLFNVLSGDMSLVGPRPLPIRDVEHFDAWHHIRHQVIPGITGLWQISGRSDIGGFNDVARLDLYYIDNWSLNLDLDILVETIRIILFGRGAY; this is encoded by the coding sequence ATGCAACCCTGGCTCAAGACCTTGACCGCATCCGTGATGGATCTGCGAGCGCCCCAACGATTTTCTGGCTTCTATTTGAGCCGACAGCAATGGCTGAGAATTGCTATTTTGATGATCGGCGATTTAGGGGCCTTAGTCCTAGCCTGGAATGGCGCCCGCTATCTCAATCATTTTTATTCTCCTCCCCCTCCCCAACTCGTTTGGTGGACTTGGCTCGGTCTGCCCAGTTTGTTCTGGTGCTTTGCTTTCCTTACCCTTCTCTGCTTTGCCTACGGAGGCCTCTATCGTCCTACTGCTCGAGGTCAGAACTATATCCGCCTGGCCCAGCTGGTGAGCTTAGTCTTTCTGCTGGTTCTTGTTCTGAACTACTTCTACGATCCCAGCTTGGATCCACCCCGTTCTCTTTTCTTTACAGCCTGGGGAGGCAGTATCCTGCTGGTTTTAGGCGCCCGCATTATTACTAGCCTGATCCTGAGCCAACTCCAACGACGACAGGCCCCCATCCCTGTTTTTTTAATTGCATCCTCGGCTCGTCTGCGGCAATTAATCACCATTCTCGAAAAACGTTCCCATTACCAGGTGGTCGGCAGTGCCCTCGCCTCCACAGCCCACAGTCCACATACATTACGGTGTATTCTCCGCTCCCAGGCTCTAGAGGTGCTAGTAGAAGACCTGCCCAAGACCAATTTGGCCTCGACCCTCTACTGGAATCTGCGCCGCCAAGGGATTGCTCTCCGTCTCCTCCCCTCCAGTCGAGAAATTCTCTATCGTCGCGGGCTGCCAGAAATTTTTGCGGGCTTACCCACCCTGCGGGTCGAACTTCCATTGTTGATTGGTTTGGATTATCGCCTTAAACGAGTCTTGGATTATGTTGCGGCCAGTTTGGGCTTGCTCTTGCTAGCACCACTTCTTTTAGCAATCATCCTGGCCATTAAGATGAGTTCCCCTGGGCCAGTTTTTTTTCGTCAGGAACGGGTCGGTCTACAGGGTAAAGTCTTTCAGATGTGGAAATTTCGGACGATGGTGCCCAATGCGCCCCAACTCCAAGCCCAGCTTGAATCGGCTAACGAAAGTGATGATGGCGTGATGTTCAAATTAAAAAAAGATCCCCGTATTATTCCCATTGGCCATTTTCTGCGCCGGACTAGCTTGGATGAATTTCCCCAATTGTTTAATGTGCTGAGTGGCGACATGAGCTTGGTCGGTCCTAGGCCATTACCTATTCGCGATGTCGAACATTTTGATGCCTGGCATCACATTCGTCATCAGGTCATACCAGGAATCACCGGCCTGTGGCAAATTTCAGGGCGCTCAGACATTGGTGGCTTCAATGATGTAGCTCGTCTAGATTTGTACTATATTGACAACTGGTCGCTGAATTTAGACTTGGACATTTTAGTAGAGACCATTCGCATTATTCTCTTTGGCCGTGGCGCCTACTAG
- a CDS encoding cell division protein SepF: MILTKLKDFVGISEHDEYEEDYEEMDWQQNQAQAPTPTPSVAPTEEAPAPRRQNREPLNLTNEPSLGTGARNNVIGMPGINNNVAEVVVVEPHSFDEMPQVIKTLKERKSVVLNLNIMNPEEAQRAVDFVAGGTYAIDGHQERIGESIFLFTPSCVKVSTLAGTVHEMTESAPAPLRNNTMPSPWGLDTSRLAQ; this comes from the coding sequence ATGATTTTGACCAAGCTTAAGGATTTCGTCGGCATTAGCGAACACGACGAATACGAAGAAGACTACGAAGAGATGGACTGGCAACAGAACCAGGCCCAGGCCCCAACTCCCACCCCTAGCGTTGCGCCGACCGAGGAAGCCCCCGCGCCCCGTCGCCAGAACCGTGAGCCTTTAAACCTAACAAATGAACCCTCCCTGGGAACAGGAGCAAGAAATAACGTGATTGGTATGCCTGGTATTAATAATAACGTTGCTGAAGTTGTCGTCGTTGAGCCTCATTCCTTTGACGAAATGCCCCAGGTCATTAAGACCCTCAAGGAACGGAAATCCGTGGTTCTGAACCTCAATATCATGAATCCAGAAGAGGCCCAGCGGGCTGTTGATTTTGTGGCTGGCGGAACCTACGCCATTGATGGCCACCAAGAACGTATCGGAGAAAGCATTTTTCTCTTCACACCGAGTTGCGTCAAAGTAAGCACTTTAGCGGGAACGGTTCATGAAATGACGGAATCGGCCCCGGCTCCTTTGCGAAATAATACGATGCCCAGTCCCTGGGGCCTAGATACTAGTCGTCTGGCGCAGTAG
- the mnmG gene encoding tRNA uridine-5-carboxymethylaminomethyl(34) synthesis enzyme MnmG, whose protein sequence is MTLRAPVDFQDHFDVIVVGAGHAGCEAALAAARLGCRTLLLTLNLDKIAWQPCNPAVGGPAKSQLTHEVDALGGEIGKMADRTYLQKRVLNISRGPAVWALRAQTDKREYSAIMKTIVENQPNLSMREGMVTDLILGTQDEIVGLQTYFGTCFQASAVVLTTGTFLGGKIWIGNKSMPAGRAGEFAAVGLTETLQDLGFETGRLKTGTPARVDKRSVDYSRLEPQPPDEAVRWFSFDPEAWIEREQMNCYLTRTTAKTHQLIRDNLHLSPIYGGFIDSKGPRYCPSIEDKIVRFADKESHQIFIEPEGRDIPELYIQGFSTGLPESIQLAMLQTLPGLESCVMLRPAYAVEYDYLPATQCYPSLMTKKIAGLFCAGQLNGTTGYEEAAAQGLVAGINAARYCQGQALQVFTREESYLGTLIDDLCTKDLREPYRMLTSRSEYRLILRSDNADQRLTPLGRSLGLIDDRRWQLFQAKQAQITAEKERLYSTRIKEQDPLGQTIAADTQQRIKGSIVLADLLRRPGFHYEDLEHYGLGKADLTATEKEGVEIEIKYSGYIKRQETQIEQISRQSHRALPAQLDYMAIATLSMEAREKLSQVRPLTLGQAARIGGVNPADINALLVYLETQRRFQPSRLLEKDS, encoded by the coding sequence ATGACACTGCGAGCACCGGTAGATTTTCAAGACCATTTTGATGTGATCGTGGTCGGCGCAGGCCATGCAGGCTGTGAGGCGGCCTTGGCGGCGGCACGGTTGGGATGTCGCACTCTCCTGTTGACTCTGAATCTGGATAAAATTGCTTGGCAACCCTGTAATCCAGCGGTGGGGGGCCCGGCCAAGTCCCAATTGACCCACGAAGTCGATGCTCTGGGGGGAGAGATTGGCAAAATGGCTGACCGCACCTACCTCCAGAAACGGGTGTTGAATATTTCCCGCGGCCCTGCCGTCTGGGCGCTTCGGGCCCAAACTGATAAACGGGAATACAGCGCCATCATGAAAACCATTGTGGAAAACCAGCCCAATCTCTCGATGCGGGAAGGCATGGTGACGGATCTGATTTTGGGTACTCAGGATGAGATCGTTGGCTTGCAAACCTACTTTGGTACTTGCTTCCAGGCTTCTGCCGTAGTACTAACCACTGGCACTTTTCTCGGTGGCAAAATTTGGATTGGCAATAAATCCATGCCGGCTGGTCGGGCCGGAGAATTTGCGGCAGTGGGCCTGACAGAAACATTACAGGATTTGGGCTTTGAAACGGGCCGCTTGAAAACAGGAACTCCGGCGCGAGTGGATAAACGCTCCGTGGACTACAGTCGTCTCGAACCCCAGCCCCCTGATGAGGCGGTACGTTGGTTTAGCTTTGATCCCGAGGCCTGGATTGAGCGCGAGCAGATGAATTGTTACCTGACCCGCACGACGGCGAAGACCCACCAACTTATTCGAGATAACCTACATCTCTCGCCCATCTACGGTGGCTTTATCGATTCCAAGGGCCCTCGCTACTGTCCCTCCATCGAGGATAAGATTGTCCGTTTCGCCGATAAGGAAAGCCATCAGATCTTCATTGAACCCGAGGGGCGAGACATTCCAGAACTCTACATCCAGGGCTTTTCCACCGGCCTACCGGAATCCATTCAACTGGCCATGCTGCAAACCCTACCGGGGCTAGAAAGTTGCGTCATGCTCCGCCCGGCCTATGCGGTGGAATACGATTACCTGCCAGCCACCCAATGCTATCCCAGCTTAATGACGAAAAAAATTGCGGGACTCTTTTGTGCGGGCCAACTCAATGGCACCACGGGCTATGAAGAGGCCGCCGCCCAGGGTCTTGTGGCGGGGATTAACGCCGCTCGCTACTGTCAAGGGCAGGCCCTCCAGGTGTTTACCCGAGAAGAAAGCTACCTGGGGACTCTAATCGATGACCTCTGCACCAAGGATTTGCGAGAACCCTACCGGATGTTAACCAGCCGCTCGGAATATCGCCTAATCCTGCGTTCTGATAATGCCGATCAACGTCTGACCCCCCTGGGCCGCAGTCTGGGCCTGATCGATGACCGCCGTTGGCAATTATTCCAAGCCAAACAGGCCCAGATCACAGCAGAAAAAGAGCGACTCTACAGTACTCGCATCAAGGAACAAGACCCCCTGGGCCAGACCATTGCGGCGGACACCCAACAACGCATCAAAGGATCTATTGTGTTAGCGGATCTGCTCCGGCGGCCCGGTTTTCATTACGAAGATTTAGAACACTATGGCCTGGGTAAAGCGGATTTAACGGCCACGGAAAAGGAAGGGGTAGAAATCGAAATCAAGTACTCGGGCTACATCAAGCGTCAAGAAACTCAAATTGAGCAAATCAGTCGCCAAAGCCACCGCGCCCTCCCGGCCCAGCTAGACTACATGGCCATCGCGACCCTTTCCATGGAAGCACGGGAAAAGTTGAGCCAAGTCCGCCCCCTCACCCTTGGTCAGGCCGCTCGTATTGGCGGTGTTAACCCAGCGGATATTAACGCTCTCCTGGTTTACCTCGAAACCCAGCGTCGTTTCCAGCCTTCCCGGTTGCTAGAGAAAGATTCCTAG
- the gmhA gene encoding D-sedoheptulose 7-phosphate isomerase: protein MSDWIQKRLHCIEQSFDTHYCQAIEAVVTLICQQFQQGQKLLICGNGGSAADAQHVAAEFVGRFQFNRQALPAIALTTNASILTSISNDYSFDIVFSRQVEALGQPGDILWGLSTSGKSSNVLHALKRAKDMGLMTVGMAGNNGGLFQEFVDYPLFVAEKSTPYIQEIHLMTYHYICEQVEAKLFAQKGLGSSVMV from the coding sequence ATGTCTGATTGGATTCAAAAACGGTTGCACTGTATCGAACAATCCTTTGATACTCACTACTGTCAGGCTATTGAAGCCGTTGTCACCCTGATCTGTCAGCAATTCCAACAGGGTCAAAAGCTTTTAATTTGCGGTAACGGCGGATCGGCGGCGGATGCCCAGCATGTAGCGGCGGAATTTGTGGGCCGTTTTCAGTTCAATCGTCAGGCCCTGCCTGCCATTGCTCTCACCACCAATGCTTCTATCCTGACCTCCATCAGCAACGACTACAGTTTTGATATTGTTTTTTCTCGTCAAGTCGAGGCCCTGGGCCAACCCGGCGATATTCTATGGGGCCTCTCCACCTCCGGCAAGTCCTCTAATGTGCTCCATGCACTCAAGCGGGCGAAGGATATGGGGCTGATGACCGTCGGCATGGCCGGCAATAATGGCGGCCTGTTCCAGGAATTTGTGGACTATCCTTTGTTTGTGGCAGAAAAAAGTACTCCCTACATCCAAGAAATTCACCTGATGACCTACCACTACATCTGCGAACAGGTGGAAGCCAAACTCTTCGCCCAAAAAGGCCTAGGCAGTAGCGTTATGGTTTAA
- the proC gene encoding pyrroline-5-carboxylate reductase, with protein MSIQLGIIGGGIMAEAILSRLLDQKIYSAHQVLVSDPQPQRRDYLQHTYQVQVSEDNQEAANASEVVLLAIKPQVLDRVVAGLAGSQQKPLIISVLAGVPISRLDYGFPDHPIIRAMPNTPATVGAGMTALALGKLVEAQHATLAKSLFGAVGQVVEVPESLMDAVTGLSGSGPAFVAMMVEALADGGVGVGLPRSIAHTLALQTVLGTAQLLQETGRHPAELKDQVTSPGGTTIAGVTVLEKMSFRAALIEAVRAAWRRAQELGKK; from the coding sequence GTGTCTATTCAACTGGGTATTATCGGTGGGGGCATTATGGCCGAGGCTATTTTGTCCCGTCTTCTAGATCAAAAAATTTATTCTGCACATCAGGTTCTGGTGAGTGATCCCCAACCCCAACGCCGGGATTATCTCCAGCACACCTACCAGGTTCAGGTTTCTGAAGATAACCAAGAGGCAGCCAATGCTAGCGAGGTGGTTCTGCTGGCCATTAAACCTCAGGTGCTTGACCGAGTAGTAGCCGGCCTGGCCGGGAGCCAACAAAAGCCTCTGATTATCTCGGTACTAGCAGGGGTCCCTATTAGCCGTCTGGACTATGGCTTTCCCGACCACCCCATTATTCGGGCCATGCCCAATACCCCGGCCACGGTGGGGGCCGGTATGACAGCCCTCGCCTTAGGAAAACTGGTGGAGGCACAGCATGCGACCCTGGCCAAGTCCCTTTTTGGGGCCGTTGGTCAAGTGGTAGAGGTTCCCGAATCTTTGATGGATGCGGTGACGGGCCTTTCTGGGTCTGGCCCGGCTTTTGTGGCCATGATGGTCGAGGCTCTGGCTGATGGGGGTGTGGGCGTGGGTTTACCTCGTAGCATCGCCCATACGTTGGCCCTGCAGACGGTTTTGGGAACTGCTCAGCTTTTACAGGAGACGGGGCGTCACCCAGCGGAACTGAAGGATCAAGTGACCAGCCCCGGTGGTACAACCATTGCGGGCGTAACAGTACTGGAAAAAATGAGCTTTCGGGCCGCCTTGATCGAAGCGGTTCGAGCGGCCTGGCGACGGGCCCAGGAACTGGGTAAAAAATAG
- a CDS encoding YciI family protein, with translation MTKYVLWGRYCPDVLEKRAPYRQTHLDGLQAQKEQGLLLTIGPTQDLTRVFGLYEAEDEATVRQLIEADPYWQHGIWTEYEVKEWIQAL, from the coding sequence ATGACCAAGTACGTTTTATGGGGCCGTTATTGCCCGGATGTCCTAGAAAAGCGGGCCCCCTATCGCCAAACTCACCTCGACGGGCTCCAGGCTCAAAAGGAGCAGGGCCTTTTGTTAACTATTGGCCCGACCCAAGACCTGACTCGAGTCTTTGGTCTCTACGAAGCGGAGGATGAGGCCACGGTACGGCAATTAATTGAAGCTGATCCCTACTGGCAACACGGAATTTGGACGGAATACGAGGTCAAGGAATGGATTCAGGCCCTTTAG
- a CDS encoding YggS family pyridoxal phosphate-dependent enzyme, which yields MTSLPSISRIQQAFPPQVRLIAVTKTIAPEIIRLAYEAGIRDFAENRLQEALPKLDALRDLTDITWHFIGHLQANKARKVIEHFPWIHSVDNLPLLQRLERVAQELQHHPQVCLQIKLLPDPDKFGWSPEGLWSNLSAIEACQAVQIRGLMTILPLGLTPSQQQATFASLRDLAAQLSNQSRLQLTELSMGMSGDYPQAIAAGATMVRLGRVLFGERPPTSGQETGSQA from the coding sequence ATGACTTCTCTGCCGTCGATCTCACGTATTCAGCAAGCCTTCCCCCCCCAGGTTCGTTTGATTGCCGTTACCAAGACGATTGCTCCGGAGATTATTCGTTTGGCCTATGAAGCGGGGATTCGAGATTTTGCTGAAAACCGTCTCCAGGAGGCCCTGCCAAAACTGGACGCCCTCCGAGATCTCACGGATATTACCTGGCATTTCATCGGTCACCTCCAGGCTAACAAGGCCCGCAAGGTGATTGAGCATTTTCCTTGGATTCACTCCGTCGATAACCTGCCCCTCTTGCAACGCTTGGAACGAGTGGCCCAGGAATTACAACATCATCCCCAGGTTTGTCTCCAGATTAAATTGTTGCCCGACCCGGATAAGTTTGGCTGGTCTCCCGAGGGCCTATGGTCAAATCTATCTGCTATTGAGGCCTGTCAGGCCGTTCAAATTCGCGGCTTGATGACCATCTTGCCCCTAGGATTAACACCGTCCCAGCAACAGGCCACCTTTGCCTCCCTGCGAGACCTAGCGGCCCAACTCTCTAACCAATCTCGATTGCAGTTAACGGAACTCTCCATGGGCATGTCGGGAGATTACCCTCAAGCCATTGCCGCTGGGGCCACTATGGTGCGTCTGGGCCGGGTTTTATTTGGGGAACGTCCTCCCACTTCTGGACAGGAGACGGGAAGCCAGGCCTAA
- the gmk gene encoding guanylate kinase encodes MVTKQNSQPNTGQLVVITGPSGVGKGTLVKALLAQYPDLFLSISATTRTPRAGEIDGQAYYFLSQEQFQQWIAAGQLLEWAEYAGNYYGTPRQAVEQQISQGKTVLLEIEVLGARQVKDSYPAARRVFILPPSPQELEHRLRHRGQDSEAAIAKRLAKAQEELAVSHEFDAQIVNDDLEMALQELAHFIWET; translated from the coding sequence ATGGTAACTAAGCAGAATTCCCAGCCCAATACGGGTCAGTTAGTGGTGATTACAGGGCCAAGTGGTGTCGGGAAAGGAACCCTGGTTAAGGCCCTGCTGGCCCAATATCCTGACCTGTTTCTGTCGATTTCTGCCACTACCCGCACACCTCGGGCGGGAGAAATAGACGGTCAGGCCTACTATTTTTTAAGCCAAGAGCAGTTTCAACAGTGGATTGCCGCCGGTCAACTCTTGGAATGGGCGGAATATGCAGGCAATTACTACGGTACGCCTCGCCAAGCCGTTGAACAGCAAATCAGCCAAGGCAAAACTGTCCTCCTGGAAATTGAAGTTTTAGGGGCCCGTCAGGTGAAGGATAGTTATCCTGCGGCCCGTCGTGTCTTTATTTTGCCGCCGTCCCCCCAGGAACTAGAGCATCGGCTCCGCCATCGAGGCCAGGATAGTGAAGCAGCCATTGCTAAACGGTTAGCTAAGGCCCAGGAGGAATTAGCGGTGAGTCATGAATTTGATGCCCAGATTGTTAACGATGATCTAGAGATGGCCCTGCAGGAACTTGCCCACTTTATTTGGGAGACTTAA
- a CDS encoding ATP-dependent Zn protease, with product MSDTTINAVAIAIFAMTLSALLGPLFHLSPLLPALGTLGVLGLVTADQLGWEGKGTNLLLNFWASPAEKQRQLHHEAGHFLVAYCLGIPVLDYQLGAWQVFRRGQAGQTGVQFDLSGLDQSWQDFPLLLERWSTVWMAGIAAEQLQYGQAQGGQNDRQQLQQALALAGLPPQQWPLKERWALLQAKNYLQRHTSAHQNLMQAMAEGASVATCHQVLQNSLDLDPSLPNNLSILGNPSR from the coding sequence ATGTCGGACACTACCATCAATGCCGTTGCTATCGCCATTTTTGCCATGACCCTCTCGGCTCTGCTGGGGCCTCTCTTTCATCTTTCTCCCCTCTTACCGGCCCTGGGCACCCTCGGCGTTTTGGGCCTGGTGACGGCGGATCAGTTGGGTTGGGAGGGTAAAGGCACGAATTTGTTACTGAATTTTTGGGCCAGTCCGGCGGAAAAGCAACGCCAACTCCACCACGAAGCGGGCCACTTTTTGGTGGCCTATTGCCTTGGCATTCCCGTCCTAGATTACCAACTCGGGGCCTGGCAGGTCTTTCGTCGGGGCCAAGCGGGCCAGACTGGGGTGCAATTCGACCTGAGTGGGCTAGATCAAAGTTGGCAAGACTTTCCGTTACTGCTAGAACGTTGGTCTACCGTCTGGATGGCGGGGATTGCCGCCGAACAACTGCAATACGGCCAGGCCCAGGGGGGCCAAAATGATCGTCAGCAACTCCAGCAGGCCTTGGCCCTAGCGGGCCTACCACCTCAACAATGGCCCCTCAAGGAACGCTGGGCTCTGCTCCAGGCTAAAAATTATCTGCAACGCCACACCTCTGCTCACCAAAATCTGATGCAGGCCATGGCCGAAGGGGCTTCTGTGGCGACCTGTCACCAAGTCCTGCAAAACAGTCTTGACCTAGATCCAAGCCTCCCCAATAACCTCTCAATCCTGGGGAATCCATCCCGATGA
- a CDS encoding thiazole synthase: MTPLLTSPVSDTDAGLDVTQDDVLTIAGRRFQSRLMTGTGKYPNLEIMQQSVAVSGCEIVTVAVRRVQTKAPGHEGLAEALDWSKIWMLPNTAGCQTAEDAIRVARLGREMAKLLGQEDNNFIKLEVIPDSKYLLPDPIGTLEAAEQLVKEGFAVLPYINADPLLAKRLEEVGCATVMPLGSPIGSGQGIRNSANIQIIIEEAKVPVVVDAGIGTPSEAAQAMEMGADAVLINSAIALAHHPVAMAQAMGMATVAGRLAYLSGRMPVKAYASASSPLTGLVHS; the protein is encoded by the coding sequence ATGACTCCCTTGCTAACTTCTCCTGTTTCTGATACTGATGCTGGGCTTGATGTGACCCAAGATGATGTATTGACCATTGCGGGTCGTCGTTTTCAGTCGCGCCTGATGACCGGCACCGGCAAGTATCCCAATCTGGAGATCATGCAACAAAGTGTGGCGGTGAGTGGTTGTGAAATTGTGACGGTGGCCGTACGTCGTGTCCAGACCAAGGCCCCTGGTCATGAAGGCCTGGCAGAGGCCCTGGATTGGTCAAAAATCTGGATGCTACCGAATACCGCTGGTTGTCAGACCGCCGAAGACGCGATTCGGGTGGCCCGACTGGGGCGGGAAATGGCTAAATTACTGGGCCAGGAAGACAACAATTTCATCAAGCTGGAGGTGATTCCCGATAGCAAATACCTCCTGCCAGACCCCATCGGTACCCTAGAAGCGGCAGAACAGTTGGTGAAAGAAGGCTTTGCGGTTCTCCCCTACATCAATGCCGACCCCCTCCTGGCTAAACGCCTAGAGGAAGTGGGCTGTGCCACGGTGATGCCCCTCGGCTCTCCCATTGGCTCAGGTCAAGGTATTCGCAATAGCGCTAATATCCAGATCATTATCGAAGAAGCTAAGGTACCCGTGGTGGTAGATGCAGGTATTGGAACTCCTAGTGAAGCGGCCCAGGCCATGGAAATGGGGGCCGATGCCGTACTGATCAACAGCGCCATTGCCCTGGCCCACCATCCCGTCGCCATGGCCCAGGCCATGGGCATGGCCACCGTTGCCGGACGATTGGCCTACCTCTCGGGCCGTATGCCGGTGAAAGCCTACGCCAGCGCCAGTTCTCCCCTGACGGGCCTGGTGCATTCTTAG
- the remA gene encoding extracellular matrix/biofilm regulator RemA, which yields MDIQLINIGFGNIVSANRVVAIVSPESAPIKRIIADAKERGQLIDATYGRRTRAVIITDSSHVVLSAIQPETVAHRFVTNKDGNLNGN from the coding sequence ATGGATATACAACTCATTAACATCGGTTTTGGCAATATTGTGTCGGCTAATCGGGTCGTGGCCATCGTGAGTCCCGAATCGGCCCCCATCAAGCGGATCATTGCGGATGCGAAGGAAAGGGGACAACTGATTGATGCTACCTACGGTCGTCGGACGCGAGCAGTCATTATCACCGATTCCAGCCATGTGGTGCTGTCTGCGATCCAACCGGAAACCGTTGCCCATCGTTTTGTGACCAACAAAGACGGCAATCTCAATGGTAACTAA